Proteins encoded within one genomic window of Polaribacter sp. NJDZ03:
- a CDS encoding glycine--tRNA ligase subunit alpha, with product MKKIQSLLILISLFLAATSYAQEVVYKDTTYTVKRKSIYLSKIDVTKTLKPEKVNEIFAIHKINEDKIDAIKKTAKEKKASEKKLKKAEKALKNKVKAQKKLSKANDNLKSGIKKFNKLKKKGDLSPNDNQKWLEKIEKLKKKVAKAEKNFKKS from the coding sequence ATGAAAAAAATACAATCCCTATTAATTTTAATATCTCTTTTTTTAGCAGCAACCTCTTATGCACAAGAAGTAGTCTATAAAGACACCACTTATACTGTTAAAAGGAAATCTATTTATTTATCAAAAATTGATGTAACAAAAACTTTAAAACCAGAAAAGGTAAATGAAATTTTTGCTATTCATAAAATAAATGAAGATAAAATAGATGCTATAAAAAAAACAGCCAAAGAAAAAAAGGCGTCAGAAAAGAAACTTAAAAAAGCTGAAAAAGCTTTAAAAAACAAGGTAAAGGCACAAAAGAAGTTAAGTAAAGCAAACGACAACTTAAAAAGTGGTATCAAAAAATTTAATAAACTTAAAAAGAAAGGTGACTTATCTCCTAACGACAACCAGAAATGGTTAGAAAAAATAGAGAAACTAAAAAAGAAAGTAGCCAAAGCAGAAAAGAACTTTAAAAAATCATAA
- a CDS encoding LytTR family DNA-binding domain-containing protein: MIKLKAVIVEDSRLARNELKELMKVHKEIEILGEAENVDDGFKLINETKPNLLFLDINMPEKDGFELLEMLDEVPLTIFTTAFDEYAIKSFEYNAFDYLLKPINQKRFSKSIEKIFESINNNATPIIKNENALSLDKQIFIKDGENCWLVKLKYISLFEIVGNYTRVYFEDKKPLIYKSLAQVEEKLPTEVFFRANRQQIININHVKKVVSWFNGKLKIEMNSGEEIEISRRQSYLFKEQLSF, translated from the coding sequence ATGATAAAGTTAAAAGCAGTTATTGTAGAAGATTCTCGTTTGGCTCGTAATGAGTTAAAAGAGCTCATGAAAGTACACAAAGAAATTGAAATTTTAGGAGAAGCAGAAAATGTAGATGACGGTTTTAAGCTGATAAATGAAACAAAACCCAACTTACTCTTTTTAGATATAAATATGCCTGAAAAAGATGGTTTTGAACTCTTAGAAATGTTAGATGAAGTTCCTCTTACTATTTTTACCACTGCTTTTGATGAGTATGCAATTAAATCTTTTGAATACAATGCTTTTGATTACCTATTAAAACCAATTAATCAAAAACGTTTTTCTAAAAGTATTGAGAAAATATTTGAAAGTATCAATAACAACGCAACACCTATCATTAAAAATGAAAATGCCTTAAGTTTAGATAAACAAATTTTTATTAAAGACGGAGAAAATTGTTGGTTGGTAAAGTTAAAATATATTTCGTTATTTGAAATTGTTGGCAATTACACACGAGTCTACTTTGAAGACAAAAAGCCATTAATTTATAAATCTCTAGCACAAGTAGAAGAAAAACTACCAACTGAAGTATTTTTTAGAGCTAACAGACAACAAATAATTAACATTAATCATGTTAAAAAAGTAGTTTCTTGGTTTAACGGAAAGTTAAAAATAGAAATGAATTCTGGCGAAGAAATCGAAATTTCTAGAAGACAATCCTATTTATTTAAAGAACAATTGAGTTTCTAA
- a CDS encoding sensor histidine kinase has product MNLSLKRFYILFNLIGWFLLFTSTLAGPKLFLSGEVLPPERVLFYWLETIACTILAFIFSFTISFFIDKKINFNSNWKRITWKIFIIFTIVQALYSLFIWPILDFVKAYTKYQPTSEVTFTGKIYNVFYFATLFVIWLFIFLTIKIYHQLKTVQIKQLQLKATLKESQLNTLKGQINPHFMFNSLNNIRGLMLEDVTKARNMLTSLSETLRYSLTKSDLNAISLEDELEMVENYIAISKIQFEDRLQFETHIDKDSLSKQIPPMIIQMLIENALKHGISNLKQGGSISLSTAIESSQLQIEVINSGTLQKGEKGTQLGIKNIKKRLKLLYGEAANFRLVEVDNQVIATIKIPLI; this is encoded by the coding sequence ATGAATTTATCTTTAAAAAGATTTTATATACTATTCAACCTCATTGGATGGTTCCTTTTGTTTACCTCTACATTAGCAGGACCAAAACTATTTCTTTCTGGAGAAGTACTGCCACCAGAACGTGTCTTATTTTATTGGCTAGAAACTATTGCATGTACTATATTAGCCTTTATATTTTCATTTACAATCTCTTTTTTTATTGATAAAAAAATAAATTTTAATAGCAACTGGAAAAGAATCACTTGGAAAATTTTTATAATCTTCACAATTGTACAAGCTTTGTATTCATTGTTTATTTGGCCTATACTAGATTTTGTAAAAGCATACACAAAGTATCAACCTACTTCAGAAGTAACTTTTACTGGTAAAATTTATAATGTATTTTATTTTGCAACCTTATTTGTTATCTGGCTGTTTATTTTTTTAACCATTAAGATTTACCATCAATTAAAAACAGTGCAGATTAAACAACTGCAATTAAAAGCCACCTTAAAAGAATCTCAATTAAACACTTTAAAAGGACAAATAAACCCACATTTTATGTTTAACAGCTTAAATAATATACGTGGACTTATGTTAGAAGATGTTACTAAAGCTAGAAATATGCTTACTAGTTTATCTGAAACGTTACGCTATTCACTTACAAAAAGTGATCTAAACGCTATTTCTTTAGAAGATGAATTAGAAATGGTAGAAAATTATATTGCTATTTCTAAAATTCAGTTCGAAGATCGTTTACAGTTCGAAACTCATATTGATAAAGATTCTTTAAGCAAACAAATTCCACCAATGATTATTCAAATGTTAATTGAAAACGCATTGAAACACGGAATTTCTAATTTAAAACAAGGAGGCTCTATAAGCTTATCGACTGCTATAGAAAGTAGTCAATTGCAAATTGAAGTTATAAATTCTGGAACCTTACAAAAAGGTGAAAAAGGAACTCAATTAGGTATAAAAAACATTAAAAAGAGGTTAAAACTACTCTATGGTGAAGCCGCTAATTTTAGATTAGTAGAAGTAGACAATCAGGTCATTGCAACGATTAAGATTCCATTAATATGA
- a CDS encoding FAD-dependent oxidoreductase, which produces MKSNNLPVVDTKNYPHIAIIGGGIGGVALAVACLHRGIPFTLYERDVNFDTRSQGYGLTLQQASKAMAGLGIVNLKDGITSTRHVVHTTKGEIIGEWGIRKWGRSETKVAPKRTNIHIARQSLRLALLEQLGNTDSLKWGHQLLDYKEQEDGNILLNFNVNDKIITEKADLIVGADGIRSTVRKLLIGDNISPLRYLDCIVILGICPLKNLSGIESPLLDSATVFQTANGNERIYVMPFDSESIMWQLSFPLSEEKAKELNVKGTKALKEEACKRTQWHSPIPQIVAATNEAQISGYPVYDRELLNAKLLEKETKVTLIGDAAHPMSPFKGQGANQALLDALSLARSVTKNCKLSSKWKEVGIRKSVLIKFEDEMLTRSTSKVKSSADAAQLLHSKIVLYKGDGPRGKHRKEKEV; this is translated from the coding sequence ATGAAATCAAATAATCTTCCGGTTGTTGACACAAAAAACTACCCACATATAGCTATTATTGGTGGTGGAATCGGAGGCGTTGCACTCGCTGTTGCATGTTTACATCGAGGAATTCCTTTTACACTTTATGAACGAGATGTTAATTTTGATACTCGCTCACAAGGTTACGGACTTACTTTACAACAAGCAAGCAAAGCAATGGCAGGTTTAGGTATTGTAAATCTAAAAGACGGAATTACATCTACCAGACACGTAGTTCATACTACTAAAGGAGAAATAATTGGCGAATGGGGAATTAGAAAATGGGGACGATCAGAAACAAAAGTAGCACCAAAACGAACCAATATTCACATTGCAAGACAATCTTTACGTTTGGCTTTGCTAGAGCAGTTGGGCAATACCGATAGCCTAAAATGGGGACATCAATTATTAGATTACAAAGAGCAAGAAGATGGAAACATTCTTCTAAACTTTAACGTAAATGACAAAATTATAACAGAAAAAGCAGACCTAATTGTTGGTGCAGACGGAATTAGAAGTACTGTAAGAAAACTGTTAATTGGTGACAATATTTCTCCTTTACGCTACTTAGACTGTATTGTTATTTTAGGCATTTGTCCTCTAAAAAATCTATCAGGAATTGAAAGCCCTTTATTAGATTCCGCTACCGTTTTTCAAACGGCTAATGGTAATGAGCGCATCTACGTGATGCCTTTCGATTCAGAAAGTATTATGTGGCAACTTAGCTTTCCTTTATCAGAAGAAAAAGCAAAAGAACTTAATGTTAAAGGAACAAAAGCGTTAAAGGAAGAAGCGTGTAAAAGAACGCAATGGCACAGCCCTATTCCTCAAATTGTTGCTGCCACGAATGAAGCTCAAATATCTGGTTACCCTGTATACGATAGAGAATTACTAAATGCTAAATTGTTAGAAAAAGAAACTAAAGTAACACTAATTGGAGATGCAGCTCACCCAATGAGCCCCTTTAAAGGACAAGGTGCAAACCAAGCTTTGTTAGATGCACTTTCACTTGCAAGAAGCGTTACTAAAAACTGCAAATTATCATCTAAATGGAAAGAAGTTGGAATACGAAAAAGTGTACTCATTAAATTTGAAGATGAAATGTTAACACGTAGTACTTCTAAAGTAAAAAGTTCTGCAGACGCGGCACAATTACTACATTCTAAAATTGTACTTTATAAAGGTGATGGGCCTAGAGGCAAACATAGAAAGGAAAAAGAAGTATAA
- a CDS encoding class I SAM-dependent methyltransferase has protein sequence MKNKTLISKELDNFYNKASEETRLEKGMGIFEFERIKDLIQLHISNPKSKIIDVGGGTGKYSEWLAKNNHTVHLVEPVLKHIKLAEKRSKKLKNPFSVAIGEAKNLPFEDNVADLVILHGPLYHLQKREDRVAAIIEAKRVLKKGGIILGFAINATASTVVGLMNGMIHANSFFNMCKEELTTGVHDAPKDFPFLLADAFYHKPAGLKAEFLEQNLNFINLFAVEGMIWLDNEYFANMLDKKKSKTLKALQNLTQNDEYLLPFSPHMMIAVKK, from the coding sequence GTGAAAAACAAAACTCTTATCAGTAAAGAATTAGACAATTTTTACAACAAAGCATCAGAAGAAACCAGACTAGAAAAAGGTATGGGTATTTTTGAATTTGAGCGTATAAAAGACCTCATACAGTTACATATTTCTAACCCAAAATCTAAAATTATTGATGTTGGTGGTGGAACCGGTAAATATTCTGAATGGTTGGCAAAAAATAACCATACCGTTCATTTAGTAGAACCTGTTTTAAAGCACATAAAATTGGCCGAAAAAAGATCCAAAAAATTAAAAAATCCTTTTTCTGTTGCCATAGGTGAAGCTAAAAATTTACCTTTTGAAGACAATGTTGCAGATTTGGTAATTTTACACGGACCTTTATATCATTTACAAAAAAGAGAAGACAGAGTTGCAGCTATTATTGAAGCGAAAAGAGTCTTAAAAAAAGGCGGAATTATTTTAGGCTTTGCTATTAACGCAACAGCTTCTACTGTTGTTGGTCTAATGAATGGGATGATACATGCCAACTCTTTTTTTAATATGTGTAAAGAAGAATTGACTACAGGAGTTCATGATGCGCCAAAAGATTTTCCTTTTTTATTAGCTGATGCTTTTTACCACAAACCAGCAGGACTAAAAGCAGAGTTTTTAGAGCAAAACCTCAACTTTATAAACCTTTTTGCTGTTGAGGGAATGATCTGGTTAGACAATGAGTATTTTGCAAATATGTTAGATAAGAAAAAATCGAAAACATTAAAAGCATTGCAAAATCTTACTCAAAATGATGAGTATTTACTACCTTTTAGTCCACACATGATGATTGCTGTAAAAAAATAG
- a CDS encoding dienelactone hydrolase family protein, producing the protein MAALKKEDISQEVFDLYDDYAHNKIDRKQFLKKLSLYAVGAITLPALLSFISPNYVDAILVSPTDPRLTSETIHYESPKGGKKMTGLLSIPKDAKGKLPGIIVVHENRGLNPYIKDVGRRAALEDFITLAPDALSPMGGYPGNDDDGRDMQNKRDQGEMLEDFIAGYNYLKTHKDCNGKVAVVGFCFGGWISNMMAVRIPELAAAVPYYGRQPEKEDAAKIKAPLLLQYAALDKRVNEGWPDFEAVLNENNIEHEAYFYPDVNHGFHNNTTPRYNEAAADLSWKRTIDFFNKHLKG; encoded by the coding sequence ATGGCAGCACTTAAAAAAGAAGATATTAGTCAAGAAGTATTTGACTTATATGATGATTATGCGCATAACAAAATAGACCGAAAACAATTTCTAAAAAAATTATCATTATATGCTGTTGGGGCAATTACATTACCTGCTTTATTAAGTTTTATTTCTCCTAATTATGTAGATGCTATTTTAGTATCCCCTACAGACCCAAGATTAACTTCAGAAACCATTCATTACGAATCTCCTAAAGGTGGAAAGAAAATGACAGGTTTACTCTCCATTCCTAAAGATGCCAAAGGTAAATTACCTGGTATTATAGTTGTTCATGAAAACCGAGGCTTAAACCCATATATAAAAGATGTTGGTAGAAGAGCTGCCTTAGAAGACTTTATAACCTTAGCACCAGATGCACTTTCTCCAATGGGAGGATATCCTGGTAATGATGATGATGGTAGAGATATGCAAAATAAAAGAGACCAAGGAGAAATGTTAGAAGATTTTATTGCTGGCTACAACTACCTAAAAACGCATAAAGATTGTAACGGAAAAGTAGCTGTTGTTGGTTTTTGCTTTGGCGGATGGATTTCTAATATGATGGCAGTAAGAATACCAGAATTAGCAGCTGCCGTTCCATATTACGGAAGACAACCAGAAAAAGAAGATGCTGCAAAAATTAAAGCTCCACTGTTACTTCAATATGCCGCATTAGATAAAAGAGTAAATGAGGGGTGGCCAGATTTTGAAGCAGTTTTAAATGAAAATAATATTGAACACGAAGCTTATTTTTATCCAGATGTAAACCATGGGTTTCATAACAATACAACACCTAGATATAACGAAGCTGCTGCTGATTTATCTTGGAAAAGAACCATCGATTTTTTTAACAAGCATTTAAAAGGATAA
- a CDS encoding sigma-70 family RNA polymerase sigma factor codes for MTTKEVWTLYSEDLKRFIISKVKDTAITDDILQDTFIKIHTKLHTLKDITKLKPWCFTVARNSILDYWKSNNKTFEIANFEAETTILKEEHTEKDCLRGILEHLPKKYRDPLFLSDIKGMKQQEVADQLKQSLPTTKSQIQRARKLIAQGFMDCCGFVLNEKGNLVGEIKEKGDCKVCK; via the coding sequence ATGACTACAAAAGAAGTTTGGACTTTATATTCTGAAGATTTAAAACGATTTATTATCAGCAAAGTAAAAGACACTGCTATTACTGATGATATTTTGCAGGATACTTTTATTAAAATTCACACAAAACTGCATACTTTAAAAGATATTACAAAACTAAAACCTTGGTGTTTTACAGTGGCTAGAAATTCTATTTTAGATTATTGGAAATCTAACAATAAAACTTTTGAAATAGCCAATTTTGAAGCAGAAACGACTATTCTAAAAGAAGAACATACAGAAAAAGATTGTTTAAGAGGCATACTAGAACATTTACCAAAAAAGTACAGAGATCCTTTATTTCTTTCGGATATAAAAGGGATGAAACAACAAGAAGTTGCAGATCAATTAAAACAATCTTTACCAACTACAAAATCTCAAATTCAGCGTGCAAGAAAATTAATAGCACAAGGTTTTATGGATTGCTGTGGTTTTGTTTTAAATGAAAAAGGTAATTTGGTTGGTGAAATTAAAGAAAAAGGAGATTGCAAAGTTTGTAAGTAA
- a CDS encoding DUF3703 domain-containing protein, with translation MRLQKLKSEFYKQLNIAKIALAKKEYKTAFYHLENAHVLGQNNLYKHTLSHYYMLIFGIKTKNSKEIIGQVLRIFAAILFTVIWVPKGNTGGTNISPVKIIPIRKELKKFY, from the coding sequence ATGAGGCTTCAAAAATTAAAATCAGAATTCTATAAACAATTAAACATCGCAAAAATAGCACTAGCTAAAAAGGAATATAAAACAGCTTTTTATCATTTAGAAAACGCACATGTTTTAGGTCAAAATAATTTGTACAAACATACTTTAAGCCACTATTACATGCTTATATTTGGTATTAAAACCAAAAACAGTAAAGAAATTATTGGGCAAGTCTTAAGAATATTTGCAGCTATTTTATTTACAGTAATCTGGGTTCCAAAAGGTAACACAGGGGGCACCAATATATCTCCTGTAAAAATAATACCTATTAGAAAAGAATTAAAAAAATTTTATTAA
- a CDS encoding histidine kinase yields the protein MSLLLLFLACSKQDIIHPNIKNKLASLDSIAPMQPEVFFLELDSLLQKSKDLTTLEHAMVLFKKGEVLYLNFKYQEAFNTHLKCYNLFVDLKDVYNQGRSLITLSGAALHMGDVETSQIYALKALHLAQLIEDKRIEGKAYNQLFNLHFKLKDYNKALSYIKITDSLFSKGIDTTSIISIKNNKASVYLQLKDYNKALNSYSEAMSLSQSIRNPVLLASILNNIGYTYIDAVKYENAEKFLRGAATLNKNIKAINAAPYKGLGNLFLLKSEYDSAAVNYKKALDIYVANKNVKDEIEVRDKLIAISILEEDYVKALDNQIIRDSLQLKVSRLEKDRLLNFSNVNYEVKKKETEINHQKEINTRNQWLLISTILLFVLLGIATAFYVYNTKLRAANKASNLEQSLLRVQMNPHFIFNTLAAIQNITLEGNAIKSSNYIAKFSKLIRQNFDYVRKESISLDKEISMISNYIETQQLRFNNVFTYSVEIDDSIDTSRIQVPPMLLQPFLENAIEYGLKEKKEGGKLQLKIEKDAQELLFVILDNGVGRSAKAKQEEVTEDLHATTIFKERLKMRKKGEEKSFKLQDLFDENNTPSGTKVVFKLKI from the coding sequence ATGTCTTTATTACTATTGTTTTTAGCCTGCTCTAAACAAGATATTATTCACCCGAATATAAAAAATAAACTTGCTAGCTTAGATAGTATTGCGCCAATGCAACCAGAAGTCTTTTTTTTAGAATTAGATAGTTTGTTACAAAAGAGTAAAGATTTAACAACCTTAGAACATGCTATGGTGCTGTTTAAAAAAGGAGAGGTTTTATATCTAAATTTTAAATATCAAGAAGCATTTAATACGCATTTAAAGTGTTATAATTTATTTGTTGATTTAAAAGATGTTTATAATCAAGGGCGTAGTTTAATAACATTAAGTGGCGCCGCACTGCATATGGGAGATGTAGAAACATCTCAAATATATGCGCTTAAAGCATTGCATTTGGCACAGTTAATAGAAGATAAAAGAATAGAAGGTAAAGCTTATAATCAACTATTTAATCTTCATTTTAAATTAAAAGATTACAACAAAGCTTTGTCTTATATAAAAATAACAGATAGCTTGTTTTCTAAAGGAATTGATACGACTTCTATTATTTCAATAAAAAATAACAAAGCCAGTGTTTATTTACAGCTAAAGGATTATAACAAAGCTTTAAATAGTTATTCTGAAGCGATGAGTTTAAGTCAATCTATACGGAACCCTGTTTTATTAGCAAGTATTTTAAATAATATAGGTTACACTTATATTGATGCAGTAAAATATGAAAATGCAGAAAAATTTTTAAGAGGAGCTGCTACTTTAAATAAGAATATTAAAGCAATAAATGCTGCTCCATATAAAGGTTTAGGGAATTTATTTTTATTGAAATCTGAATATGATTCTGCAGCAGTTAATTATAAAAAGGCTTTAGATATTTATGTTGCTAATAAAAATGTAAAAGACGAAATAGAGGTTAGAGATAAGCTTATTGCTATTTCTATTTTAGAAGAAGATTATGTGAAAGCATTAGATAACCAGATAATTAGAGATAGTTTGCAGTTAAAAGTGAGTCGTTTAGAAAAAGATAGACTTTTAAATTTTTCGAATGTTAATTATGAAGTAAAGAAAAAGGAGACAGAAATTAACCATCAAAAAGAAATAAATACACGAAATCAATGGCTTTTAATAAGTACTATTTTGTTGTTTGTATTATTAGGTATTGCAACGGCTTTTTATGTATATAACACCAAATTAAGAGCGGCAAATAAAGCCTCAAATTTAGAACAAAGTTTGTTGCGTGTTCAAATGAATCCTCATTTTATATTTAACACATTGGCTGCTATTCAGAATATAACTTTAGAAGGAAATGCTATAAAATCTTCTAATTATATTGCTAAGTTTTCTAAGTTGATTAGACAAAATTTCGATTATGTTAGAAAAGAATCTATTTCACTTGATAAAGAAATTTCTATGATTTCTAACTATATAGAAACACAACAATTACGCTTTAATAATGTTTTTACGTATTCCGTAGAAATTGATGATTCAATTGATACTTCTAGAATTCAAGTACCACCAATGTTGTTACAGCCATTTCTAGAAAATGCAATTGAATATGGTTTAAAAGAGAAAAAAGAAGGAGGAAAACTTCAACTTAAAATAGAAAAGGATGCACAAGAATTACTATTTGTTATTTTAGATAATGGAGTAGGTAGGTCTGCAAAAGCAAAACAAGAAGAGGTTACGGAAGATCTGCATGCAACAACTATTTTTAAAGAGCGGTTAAAAATGAGAAAAAAGGGAGAAGAAAAATCATTTAAACTCCAAGATTTATTTGATGAAAACAACACACCTTCAGGAACAAAAGTAGTATTTAAATTAAAAATTTAA
- a CDS encoding LytTR family DNA-binding domain-containing protein, which produces MIKAVIIEDEFNALNTLDKLITYTQKDIEVVAKIDNVTDAISFLKEQTPDLVFLDIELIGGNAFQILEALDSIDFKIIFTTAYDEFAIKAIKFDTIDYLLKPIDSEELSECIDRFRVGFKKEQIYKNALDKVSEINKKEIDKTLLIKTADAQYFLQTKDIVRCQSDGAYTIFHTVDKKIMSARNLKYYENILSEHTFVRIHQSHLVNIKYIKTINANNTVYLTNGEIIPVATRKKSYLKQVLDTL; this is translated from the coding sequence ATGATAAAAGCAGTTATAATAGAAGACGAATTTAATGCATTAAATACATTAGATAAATTGATTACCTATACTCAAAAAGACATTGAGGTTGTGGCTAAAATAGACAATGTTACAGATGCTATTTCATTTTTAAAAGAGCAGACGCCAGATTTAGTTTTTTTAGATATAGAGTTGATTGGTGGTAATGCATTTCAGATATTAGAAGCTTTAGATAGTATCGATTTTAAAATAATTTTTACAACTGCTTATGATGAGTTTGCAATAAAAGCAATAAAGTTTGATACGATAGATTATTTACTAAAACCGATAGATTCAGAAGAATTATCAGAGTGTATAGATCGTTTTAGAGTTGGTTTTAAAAAAGAACAGATTTATAAAAATGCATTAGACAAAGTGTCTGAAATTAATAAAAAGGAAATTGATAAAACCTTATTGATAAAAACCGCAGATGCACAATATTTTCTTCAAACAAAAGACATTGTTCGTTGTCAGTCTGATGGTGCGTATACCATTTTTCATACGGTTGATAAAAAAATAATGAGTGCTCGTAATCTAAAATATTACGAGAATATTTTAAGTGAACACACCTTTGTGCGCATACATCAATCGCATTTAGTAAATATAAAATACATAAAAACCATTAACGCCAACAACACTGTTTACTTAACAAACGGTGAAATAATTCCTGTTGCGACCCGTAAAAAATCGTACTTAAAACAGGTTTTAGACACCTTATAA
- a CDS encoding DUF6882 domain-containing protein: MGLKEKRIIQAFQKELFPALETEINTAAGFSVPLNISWNTLMEDRFSHLYNDTFPKIYFLPLIEAFKAICVDDMGVELLKAGLKEVIIVNENDEHNLERAITFEDGVLKIDHSPVVNADQVDRRSARIISLLEDKLEEFAENGSTNTTSESAESSENKTTESSQKKTIDINEMYNRSFVTSKEKQEIFNEMVSGLDWSCDMAEGKLTFGEDKVFDIQIFGTYSENEKSWMWAWANTQSGISETFLQTSLAVKAFGKALNITDFTTPKFEVESDPGAFFATIATASIGESCYVPLAFKGVIVYVTIKSEEADSKAKNTAESICSHILKVTSEYTFPQKFSLYFYLTAKGYDVALPGNNLVAKKGEDQILGIFDLKGRLMKVSNSKITVQA; the protein is encoded by the coding sequence ATGGGACTTAAAGAAAAAAGAATTATCCAAGCATTTCAAAAAGAATTATTTCCAGCATTAGAAACAGAAATTAATACGGCAGCAGGTTTTTCTGTTCCTTTAAATATTTCTTGGAACACTTTAATGGAAGATCGATTTTCTCATTTATATAATGATACGTTTCCTAAAATCTATTTTCTGCCATTAATAGAAGCTTTTAAAGCTATTTGTGTAGATGATATGGGAGTGGAGCTTTTAAAAGCTGGATTAAAAGAAGTGATTATCGTTAATGAAAACGACGAACATAATTTAGAGCGTGCAATTACTTTTGAAGATGGTGTTTTAAAAATTGACCATAGTCCTGTTGTTAATGCAGATCAAGTAGATCGTAGATCTGCTCGTATTATTTCTTTATTAGAAGATAAGTTAGAGGAATTTGCTGAGAATGGAAGTACAAATACTACTTCGGAATCTGCCGAGAGCTCAGAAAATAAAACCACTGAAAGTTCTCAAAAGAAAACAATCGACATTAATGAAATGTACAACCGATCTTTTGTAACATCAAAGGAGAAACAAGAGATTTTTAACGAAATGGTATCAGGGTTGGACTGGAGCTGTGATATGGCTGAAGGTAAACTGACTTTCGGTGAAGATAAGGTGTTTGATATTCAAATATTTGGTACGTATTCTGAGAATGAAAAAAGTTGGATGTGGGCATGGGCAAATACCCAAAGCGGAATATCTGAAACATTTTTACAGACCTCATTAGCAGTAAAAGCATTTGGTAAAGCATTAAATATAACTGATTTTACTACTCCTAAGTTTGAGGTGGAAAGTGATCCTGGTGCTTTTTTCGCTACCATCGCAACTGCATCTATAGGTGAAAGCTGCTATGTACCCTTAGCTTTTAAAGGTGTAATAGTTTATGTAACCATAAAATCTGAAGAAGCAGATAGTAAAGCTAAAAATACAGCAGAATCAATATGTTCTCATATTTTAAAGGTAACATCTGAATATACTTTTCCGCAGAAGTTTAGCCTGTACTTTTATCTAACAGCTAAAGGTTACGATGTAGCGTTGCCAGGTAATAATCTTGTAGCGAAAAAAGGAGAAGATCAAATTTTAGGAATATTTGATTTAAAAGGACGATTGATGAAAGTTTCTAATTCAAAAATAACAGTTCAAGCCTAA